In Flavobacterium luteolum, the DNA window AACGATGACAATGCGATAAAGTTAAGCGCGGCGTTATCTTATTATACCATTTTTGCTTTGCCTCCTTTGTTGATCATTATAATTACCATTTGTGGCTTCTTTTTTGGGGAAGAGGCAGTCACAGGTCAATTATATGGTCAGATAAATCGATTGGTCGGGAATAATGCTGCTGTACAGATTCAGGAGGCAATCAAAAATGTTCAATTATCAGACAGTAATGTCTTTGTAACCGTATTTGGAGTTGTGATGCTTTTAATTGGAGCATCAGGAGTTTTTGCAGAAATTCAGAGTTCAATTAATTATATATGGGGACTTCGAGCAAAACCAAATAAAGGCTTGAAAAAATTTATTCAAAACAGATTAATGTCATTTTCGATGATCGTTTCTGTTGGATTTTTAATGTTGGTCAGTTTAATGGTCAATGCTACACTCGACGTTTTAAATGCCCGTTTAAAACTTTATTTTCCAGACACAACAGTTTATTTTTTTTATGTGGTTAATTTGGTGATTGTTTTTGCCAGTATTACATTGCTTTTTGCTATTATATTCCGAACTTTACCAGACGGCATTATCAAATGGAAAGATGCTTTTATTGGAGCATCCAGCACTGCGATTTTGTTTATGATAGGTAAATTTGCAATTGGCGTTTACTTAGGAAATTCAACCGTTGCAAGTGTTTATGGCGCAGCGGGTTCTGTGATTATAATTTTGGTTTGGGTATATTATTCGGCTATTATTTTATATTTTGGAGCAGAATTTACAAAAGTTTATGCCAAAGCTTTCGGTGGAAGTATTTCGCCAAATGATTATTCTGTAGAAATACAAAAAGAGATTTTTGAAATAGAAAATTAATAGTAAACCATATAAGTAATATAAGAAAATTTAAGTTTTCACTTAATTAAAGGCAAAGTAAATTTAAATGAACTTATGTTACTTATATGGTTAAAAAAACAAATACCACAAATATGAAAATAATAGCCTTTGGAGGAAGTAACAGTAAGCACTCAATCAATAAACGTTTAGCTACTTATGCATCAAGTTTGTTTGAAAATGCCGAAGTTGAAATTTTAGATCTTAACGATTTTGCAATGCCAGTTTTTAGTGTAGATCTTGAAAAAGAAATAGGTCAGCATGAAGTGGCGCAAGCATTCCTGAATAAACTTAAAGAAGCCGATATTTTGGTGGTTTCAATGGCAGAAAATAATGGAAATTATTCGGTTGCTTTCAAAAATGTTTTCGACTGGAGTTCTCGAATCGAAAAAGACGTTTTTCAGCACAAACCAATGTTATTATTGGCAACTTCGCCTGGAGGCAGAGGAGGCGCATCTGTTTTAGGAATTGCGCAGAATCTTTTCCCTCGTTACGGGGCAGAAATTAAAGGCAGTTTCTCATTGCCAGCATTTGGCTCGAATTTTGATTTGCAAGAAAATAAAATCTCTAATCCAGAATTGGATCAGGAATTGAAAGATATTATTAAATCAAATTTTTAAATGCCACAAAAAAAGATTGCCCTTATTTTCTTTTTATTAAATAGTATTTTTATCAATTTTGGTTTTTCTCAGAAGATCAGCGAAGTTGATAAAATAGTTGCAAAATACCCAAAAAGCTTTGATAGCACAGAGAAATTAGCTGACAAAATCGAAAAAGATTTTGATTCGGATTATGATCGTGCGCGCGCTATTTACAGTTGGATTGCCTTCAATATAAGATACGATTATAATGCGTATTTGAATCCGCCAAGAACACAAGGTTTCAGCTATTCTTCTGAAGCCGAAAAACAGCGAAAAATTAAACAATTAAATGATAATCTAATTCAGAAAGCTTTTAAATCTAAAAAAGCGGTTTGTGAAGGGTTTACAGCTTTGTATCAGCATTTAGCTTCTTTGATGGG includes these proteins:
- a CDS encoding YihY/virulence factor BrkB family protein, giving the protein MKNHNIFSKTWYLLKTTFLEFNDDNAIKLSAALSYYTIFALPPLLIIIITICGFFFGEEAVTGQLYGQINRLVGNNAAVQIQEAIKNVQLSDSNVFVTVFGVVMLLIGASGVFAEIQSSINYIWGLRAKPNKGLKKFIQNRLMSFSMIVSVGFLMLVSLMVNATLDVLNARLKLYFPDTTVYFFYVVNLVIVFASITLLFAIIFRTLPDGIIKWKDAFIGASSTAILFMIGKFAIGVYLGNSTVASVYGAAGSVIIILVWVYYSAIILYFGAEFTKVYAKAFGGSISPNDYSVEIQKEIFEIEN
- a CDS encoding NADPH-dependent FMN reductase translates to MKIIAFGGSNSKHSINKRLATYASSLFENAEVEILDLNDFAMPVFSVDLEKEIGQHEVAQAFLNKLKEADILVVSMAENNGNYSVAFKNVFDWSSRIEKDVFQHKPMLLLATSPGGRGGASVLGIAQNLFPRYGAEIKGSFSLPAFGSNFDLQENKISNPELDQELKDIIKSNF